In one window of Henckelia pumila isolate YLH828 chromosome 1, ASM3356847v2, whole genome shotgun sequence DNA:
- the LOC140892656 gene encoding uncharacterized protein, whose translation MAENKLYEAASTNDAATLHRLLGEDPFLLDRVSYNCSNKTPLHVATMKGNSRFVQEIINRNRQLAEELDSQQSSPLHIASAKGYLDIAKVLVSAAPDMCLSRDFGGKNPLHLAAMKGHDLVVAELIRVRPLAAREKVDGGQTVLHLCVKYDRLECLRILVPFLKEEIVNAKDNDGDTIMHMALRDKQVEIIKYLVETGKINMNAKNSEGQTVPDILDETSNDATNSDIRKILQPTLCKSRGPRTQPVKWLTKKRDSIMVVAILIATMAFQAGVSPPGGLWQDNLTQDSQGNSLPNPHYAGESVMSYNHPKYFRNFIRVNTVAFVSSLSIILLLISGLPFKRRLFMWFLMVTMWLTVTSVAVTYGVAILAITPQKYKQSLSHVVETAITVWCGVMGILLLGNTLRLIGKWLKRRGIVMRPLARFRNSAEARVKHDQNGRHESV comes from the exons atggcaGAAAATAAGCTCTATGAAGCTGCATCAACAAATGATGCAGCAACTTTACATCGATTACTCGGAGAAGATCCATTTCTTCTTGATAGAGTTTCTTATAATTGTAGCAACAAGACCCCCTTACATGTGGCAACCATGAAAGGGAACTCGAGATTTGTTCAAGAGATCATCAACAGAAATCGTCAACTCGCCGAAGAGCTGGATTCCCAACAATCGTCCCCTCTTCATATAGCATCAGCTAAAGGGTACCTAGATATAGCGAAAGTATTGGTTTCGGCCGCACCGGACATGTGTCTGTCGCGAGATTTCGGTGGCAAGAATCCTCTTCATCTTGCAGCCATGAAAGGCCACGATCTTGTTGTGGCGGAGCTGATTCGAGTGAGGCCACTTGCTGCTCGAGAGAAGGTAGATGGAGGCCAAACCGTGTTGCATTTGTGCGTTAAGTATGATAGATTAGAGTGCTTGAGGATTTTGGTGCCTTTCTTGAAAGAGGAGATTGTGAATGCCAAGGATAATGATGGGGACACCATAATGCATATGGCTCTTAGGGATAAGCAAGTTGAg ATCATCAAGTACCTGGTGGAAACCGGCAAAATAAACATGAACGCAAAGAATTCAGAGGGCCAAACAGTCCCAGACATTTTGGACGAAACCTCAAACGATGCCACAAATTCCGACATCAGAAAAATCCTCCAACCGACTCTCTGCAAATCGAGAGGCCCTCGGACCCAACCAGTCAAGTGGCTCACCAAGAAACGAGATTCGATCATGGTGGTGGCTATTCTCATAGCCACGATGGCTTTCCAAGCCGGGGTAAGCCCTCCCGGCGGCCTTTGGCAAGACAATTTGACCCAAGATTCACAAGGCAACTCCTTGCCGAATCCTCACTATGCAGGAGAATCCGTCATGTCCTACAATCACCCGAAATACTTCAGGAACTTCATACGAGTCAACACCGTTGCATTCGTCTCTTCTCTCAGCATAATACTGCTTCTCATCAGTGGACTGCCGTTTAAGCGCAGGTTGTTTATGTGGTTTCTGATGGTTACCATGTGGCTGACGGTGACTTCGGTGGCTGTGACTTATGGAGTAGCCATTCTTGCGATAACCCCACAAAAGTATAAACAATCACTGAGCCATGTTGTTGAGACTGCCATTACTGTGTGGTGTGGTGTGATGGGGATTCTTCTACTCGGGAACACGCTTCGGCTCATCGGTAAATGGCTGAAGAGGAGAGGGATAGTCATGCGGCCACTGGCGAGATTCAGAAACTCGGCGGAAGCAAGAGTGAAACATGATCAAAATGGAAGACATGAATCTGTTTAA